The following are from one region of the Cloacibacterium normanense genome:
- a CDS encoding phosphoenolpyruvate carboxylase, translated as MAFNEKDYQKISTDRTFIIDCYTEMLSRINEKELVDLINNTEEGKKFEENELSSEKIIQSLSIYFQLMTLVEENGATQYRRRLEDQEKITAIRGSWGEAFHFWKNSNVTEEDMLNAVSATHVIPVLTAHPTEAKRVTVIELHRELYLLLVKKENTSLSKLEQNEIKEKIIQLLERWWRTGEIYLEKPDIKDERANVLYYLTKIFPNVLVKSDQEIINSWIELGLNPQKIKNPDYFPKINFGSWVGGDRDGHPFVTPAVTKETLLLHRKAALTLIKEDLIHLAKKISISAVSNPVPFQLSEMIQEKVSALGEMGKKAVERNHYEPWRQFVNLIICQLENTITENFEDSKTYYKSSKALQEDLKKLREVLVQNGFQSIAEDLLFSVERTVQCFGFHLAKLDIRQNSAFHDKAISQILKASGETDYDFENWEEEKRVNYLNQVLSNNAFITDVTISYGPEADNVLDCYRVIRQHISQYGAEGIGSFIVSMTRNLSDLLVVYLLMRETQLLNTKIRVVPLLETIEDLQNGSEILEKFLQHPITISRAKNLDGKQEVMLGYSDSNKDGGTIASKWNLHKAEIALSEIGKKHNTEIYFFHGTGGTISRGGGKYHRFLESMPEQTVFGTVKITVQGESVAQLFGNPMTAKYNLNALSSGTARHIIQNKYKTEKPQYPFDSMEFLAQKSFEHYRNLIETPGFINFYGKATCIDVLEKSKIGSRPARRTGTRTLQDLRAIPWVFSWNLSRIALTGWYGLGEALKILKSEKPQEYQQLKEAAQNWNFFKFLMIQTETNLILSNLEIMKKYAELDQNEEERNLLMDKFLADHQNGVQLIEELFGEAALERRSGQYDNLKWRNQKLDVLHHLHLHYLQRWRNLDDENKLEKDKILNKLLSLINAISSGLKNTG; from the coding sequence ATGGCTTTTAACGAAAAGGATTATCAGAAAATTTCTACGGACCGTACATTCATTATTGATTGCTATACAGAAATGTTATCTAGAATTAATGAAAAGGAACTAGTAGATTTAATCAACAATACAGAAGAAGGGAAAAAGTTCGAAGAAAATGAATTGTCTAGTGAGAAAATTATACAATCATTAAGTATCTATTTTCAATTGATGACATTGGTAGAAGAAAACGGAGCTACACAATATAGAAGAAGATTAGAAGACCAAGAAAAAATCACCGCAATTCGTGGTTCGTGGGGAGAAGCATTCCATTTTTGGAAAAATTCTAATGTGACAGAAGAAGATATGCTGAATGCGGTTTCTGCTACTCATGTTATTCCTGTGCTTACTGCGCATCCTACTGAAGCAAAAAGAGTTACGGTTATAGAATTGCATAGAGAATTGTACTTGCTTTTGGTGAAAAAGGAGAATACTTCTCTCAGTAAATTAGAGCAAAATGAAATTAAAGAAAAAATTATTCAGCTTCTAGAAAGATGGTGGAGAACAGGCGAAATTTACCTGGAAAAGCCAGACATTAAAGACGAAAGAGCAAATGTTTTATATTATCTTACCAAGATTTTCCCGAATGTTTTGGTGAAAAGTGACCAAGAAATCATCAATTCTTGGATTGAGTTAGGGCTTAATCCTCAGAAAATTAAAAATCCAGATTATTTTCCGAAAATTAATTTTGGAAGTTGGGTTGGTGGTGACAGAGATGGTCATCCTTTTGTAACACCTGCAGTGACTAAGGAAACGCTTTTGCTTCATCGAAAAGCCGCATTAACATTGATTAAAGAAGATTTAATTCATTTGGCTAAGAAAATTTCTATTTCGGCGGTGTCTAATCCTGTTCCTTTTCAGCTTTCTGAAATGATTCAGGAGAAAGTTTCTGCATTAGGTGAAATGGGCAAAAAAGCAGTAGAAAGAAATCATTATGAACCGTGGAGACAATTCGTAAATCTTATAATTTGTCAATTAGAAAATACCATAACAGAAAATTTTGAAGATTCTAAAACTTATTATAAATCTAGCAAAGCGCTTCAAGAAGATTTAAAAAAATTGAGAGAAGTTTTGGTACAAAATGGTTTCCAAAGCATTGCCGAGGATTTATTATTCTCGGTAGAAAGAACGGTTCAATGTTTCGGTTTTCATTTGGCTAAATTAGATATTAGACAAAATAGCGCTTTCCATGATAAAGCTATTTCGCAGATTCTTAAAGCCAGCGGTGAAACAGATTATGATTTCGAAAATTGGGAAGAAGAAAAAAGAGTAAATTACCTGAACCAAGTCTTGAGCAACAATGCTTTTATTACAGATGTTACCATTTCTTACGGTCCAGAAGCAGATAATGTTTTAGATTGTTATAGAGTCATTCGTCAGCATATCAGTCAGTACGGAGCAGAAGGAATAGGTTCTTTTATTGTAAGTATGACCAGAAATTTAAGTGATTTATTGGTGGTTTATCTTTTGATGAGAGAAACTCAACTCCTTAATACCAAAATAAGAGTAGTTCCACTTTTAGAAACTATCGAAGATTTACAAAATGGTTCAGAAATTTTAGAAAAATTCTTGCAACATCCTATTACAATTAGCAGAGCTAAAAATTTAGATGGAAAACAAGAAGTGATGTTGGGTTATAGTGACAGCAATAAAGATGGCGGAACCATTGCAAGTAAGTGGAATCTTCATAAAGCAGAAATTGCCTTATCAGAAATCGGCAAGAAACATAATACCGAAATTTATTTCTTCCACGGAACTGGAGGAACCATCAGTAGAGGTGGTGGTAAATATCATCGTTTCCTAGAAAGTATGCCAGAACAAACCGTTTTTGGAACGGTGAAAATTACAGTTCAAGGCGAATCTGTAGCGCAACTTTTCGGAAATCCTATGACAGCGAAATATAATCTCAATGCACTTTCGTCTGGAACTGCAAGACATATTATTCAAAATAAATACAAAACCGAAAAACCACAATATCCATTTGATTCTATGGAATTTCTGGCTCAAAAATCCTTTGAACATTATAGAAATTTAATAGAAACTCCAGGATTTATCAATTTTTATGGAAAAGCAACGTGCATAGATGTTTTAGAAAAAAGTAAAATAGGTTCTAGACCAGCCAGAAGAACAGGAACCAGAACATTGCAGGATTTACGTGCGATTCCTTGGGTTTTCAGCTGGAATCTTTCTCGTATTGCTCTCACAGGTTGGTACGGTTTAGGTGAAGCGCTCAAAATTTTGAAATCAGAAAAACCACAAGAATATCAGCAGTTAAAAGAAGCAGCTCAAAATTGGAATTTCTTCAAATTTTTAATGATTCAGACCGAGACCAATCTTATTTTGTCTAATCTAGAAATTATGAAAAAATATGCAGAATTAGACCAAAATGAAGAAGAGAGAAACCTATTGATGGATAAATTTCTTGCCGACCATCAAAATGGAGTTCAGCTGATAGAAGAATTGTTCGGTGAAGCTGCTCTGGAAAGAAGAAGCGGACAATATGATAACTTGAAATGGAGAAACCAAAAATTAGATGTTTTACACCATTTACACCTTCATTATCTACAACGATGGAGAAATTTAGATGACGAAAATAAACTAGAAAAAGATAAAATTCTCAATAAATTATTAAGTTTAATCAATGCCATTTCAAGTGGCTTGAAAAACACTGGATAA
- a CDS encoding DUF1569 domain-containing protein, which translates to MMKKIFAQLAEIENLKPFSHKKAPEISEASIGWHLEHSLLVISRILEGLPLSHPEKYQPKFSWAKFMVMTSGYIPRKKGKAPKFTIPTNENFLENIDNYLNSVRENLQMIKNLPSQSYIEHPYFGHLDVKQTLKFLKIHTQHHLKIARDILAKSH; encoded by the coding sequence ATGATGAAAAAAATATTTGCACAACTCGCAGAAATAGAGAATTTAAAACCATTTTCCCATAAAAAAGCACCTGAGATTTCAGAAGCGAGTATTGGTTGGCATTTAGAACACTCGCTTTTGGTGATTTCTAGAATTTTGGAAGGTTTGCCACTTTCTCATCCAGAAAAATATCAACCTAAATTTTCTTGGGCTAAATTTATGGTCATGACTTCGGGATATATACCTAGAAAAAAAGGAAAAGCTCCGAAATTCACTATTCCTACAAATGAAAACTTTCTAGAAAATATAGATAATTATCTAAATTCCGTTAGAGAAAATTTACAAATGATTAAGAATCTTCCTTCTCAATCTTATATAGAACATCCTTATTTCGGACATTTAGATGTAAAACAAACTTTAAAATTTTTAAAAATTCATACTCAGCATCATCTTAAAATTGCAAGAGACATATTGGCTAAATCTCATTAG
- the lpxB gene encoding lipid-A-disaccharide synthase, with translation MKYYIIAGEASGDLHASNLMKAILQKDQNAEFRFWGGDLMAKVAGEKPVKHYKELAFMGFLEVAMNLRTILKNIKLCKEDVKNYLPDVLVLVDYPGFNLRIAEFAKNLGIKVVYYISPQLWAWKEGRVETIKKYVDEMLVILPFEKDFYKKHQVDAHFVGHPLLDAISDLPEISVENFKKENGLNEKKIIALLPGSREQEVEKMLALMLSVRDSFKNYQFVIAGAPSLPKEFYQKFVDEDVHFVSNKTYDLLRCSRAALVTSGTATLETALLNVPEIVCYRTSKISYEIGKRMVKNIKFISLVNLIMDQEVVKELIQSQLNTENLVGELQKILEGPKRDKMLQDYELLREKLGGKGASNHAAEIIVNL, from the coding sequence TTGAAATACTATATCATCGCAGGAGAAGCATCAGGAGACTTACACGCTTCTAATTTAATGAAAGCCATTTTACAGAAAGACCAAAATGCAGAATTCAGATTTTGGGGAGGAGATTTAATGGCGAAAGTTGCAGGTGAAAAACCTGTAAAACACTATAAAGAATTGGCTTTTATGGGTTTCTTGGAAGTGGCGATGAACCTTAGAACGATTTTGAAAAATATAAAACTTTGCAAGGAAGATGTTAAAAATTATCTACCAGATGTTTTGGTTTTGGTAGATTATCCAGGTTTTAATTTAAGGATTGCAGAGTTTGCCAAAAATCTTGGAATAAAGGTAGTTTATTATATTTCTCCACAATTATGGGCTTGGAAAGAAGGCAGAGTAGAAACCATCAAAAAATATGTAGATGAAATGCTGGTGATTCTTCCTTTCGAGAAAGATTTTTATAAAAAACATCAAGTAGATGCTCATTTCGTAGGTCATCCTTTACTCGATGCGATTTCTGATTTGCCAGAAATTTCTGTTGAAAATTTCAAAAAGGAAAATGGTTTAAATGAAAAAAAAATTATTGCCCTTTTACCTGGTTCTCGCGAACAGGAAGTAGAAAAAATGCTCGCTTTGATGCTTTCGGTTAGAGATTCTTTTAAAAATTATCAGTTTGTAATTGCAGGAGCACCAAGTTTACCCAAAGAATTTTATCAGAAATTTGTAGATGAAGATGTGCATTTTGTTTCCAATAAAACCTATGATTTATTGAGATGTTCTAGAGCAGCTTTGGTGACTTCGGGAACGGCAACTCTAGAAACGGCGTTGCTGAATGTTCCAGAAATTGTGTGTTACCGAACCAGTAAAATTTCTTACGAAATTGGTAAACGTATGGTGAAAAATATCAAATTTATATCTCTTGTGAATTTGATTATGGATCAAGAAGTGGTAAAGGAATTGATTCAAAGTCAACTCAATACAGAAAATTTAGTTGGTGAACTTCAAAAAATTCTGGAAGGGCCAAAACGTGACAAAATGCTTCAGGATTATGAACTTCTCAGAGAAAAATTAGGTGGAAAAGGAGCAAGTAATCACGCCGCAGAAATTATTGTTAATCTATGA
- a CDS encoding DUF2480 family protein has protein sequence MSEDFEIKNKVAESGLVNFDLSELSPKGKRIGIDLKDFLFMEMILKEKDFREKVAEIDSEIYRDAYVYVYCSVDAIVPIWAYFLITSKLTGVAKKIVYGTKKDLEVVLMHEAISHYNFADLEAKRVLVKGCSEEDIPENAYIELVEKLKPIVKSLMFGEACSNIPIFKN, from the coding sequence ATGTCAGAAGATTTCGAAATAAAAAATAAAGTAGCAGAAAGCGGTTTGGTGAATTTTGATTTATCAGAACTTTCTCCTAAAGGCAAAAGAATTGGGATAGATTTGAAGGATTTTCTCTTCATGGAAATGATTTTGAAAGAAAAAGATTTCCGCGAAAAAGTTGCAGAAATAGACTCTGAAATCTATCGTGACGCTTATGTTTACGTTTATTGTTCAGTAGACGCTATTGTTCCGATTTGGGCTTATTTCCTCATCACTTCCAAGCTCACAGGAGTTGCTAAAAAAATAGTTTACGGAACCAAAAAAGATTTAGAAGTGGTTTTAATGCACGAAGCCATTTCTCATTATAATTTCGCCGATTTAGAAGCAAAACGCGTTCTCGTAAAAGGTTGCAGCGAAGAAGACATTCCCGAAAATGCTTACATAGAATTGGTAGAAAAACTGAAACCAATTGTAAAATCGCTCATGTTCGGCGAAGCTTGTTCTAATATCCCAATTTTTAAAAATTAA
- a CDS encoding DUF937 domain-containing protein, which produces MSLLDLITGNVGNQVATEAENKFGISKSQMIALAAVAAPLIISYLRNKSQDANEAEALNNALDRDHDGSILDNPSSALEREQEGGSILDHIFGGQKATVENQLSQNTGISMDKIGPILAMLAPIIMGYIGKEKQANGVNAGGLGDLLGGILGGAQQQAQAEPANPLNDILGSVLGGQQSGGGLGDILGSVLGGGNQKQSGGLGDLLGGILGGK; this is translated from the coding sequence ATGAGTTTATTAGACCTTATCACAGGAAACGTAGGAAATCAAGTTGCTACAGAAGCCGAAAACAAATTCGGGATTTCTAAATCTCAAATGATTGCTCTTGCTGCAGTAGCTGCTCCTCTTATTATTTCGTATCTTAGAAATAAATCTCAAGATGCCAACGAAGCAGAAGCACTTAATAACGCTTTAGACAGAGACCATGATGGTTCTATCCTAGACAATCCGTCATCTGCTCTAGAAAGAGAACAAGAAGGCGGTTCTATTTTAGACCACATTTTCGGCGGACAAAAAGCTACCGTAGAAAACCAACTTTCTCAAAATACAGGAATTTCTATGGATAAAATCGGGCCAATTCTTGCCATGTTAGCTCCTATTATTATGGGTTACATCGGTAAAGAAAAACAAGCAAACGGTGTAAATGCAGGTGGATTGGGTGATTTATTAGGCGGAATTTTGGGTGGAGCTCAACAACAAGCTCAAGCCGAACCCGCAAATCCTCTTAATGACATTTTAGGAAGTGTTTTAGGCGGTCAACAATCTGGTGGTGGACTAGGAGATATCCTAGGAAGCGTTCTTGGTGGCGGAAACCAAAAACAAAGCGGCGGATTAGGAGATCTTCTTGGAGGAATTCTTGGAGGAAAATAA
- a CDS encoding 30S ribosomal protein THX, protein MGKGDKKTRRGKVTAGSYGKTRPRKSGTSKVAAPKVEAKVEKPKKAAKPKEETAEEKPKTARKKKTEE, encoded by the coding sequence ATGGGAAAAGGCGATAAAAAAACGAGAAGAGGAAAAGTAACCGCAGGAAGCTACGGAAAAACAAGACCGAGAAAATCCGGAACATCTAAAGTAGCGGCTCCAAAAGTGGAAGCAAAAGTTGAAAAACCTAAAAAAGCAGCAAAACCTAAAGAAGAAACGGCTGAAGAAAAGCCAAAAACTGCTAGAAAGAAAAAAACCGAAGAATAA
- a CDS encoding DUF2975 domain-containing protein: MKLIGKNSVSKYFSYFFLVLFLFIAFHFIYEIIGFSILYYKYKTGSNILSEFFLLGNDVGWAKNEYTNPIKDVLKFKIYYPFTEQNLLTGIHNKSFIINSLISSSYFTVFSFVCYKITEALSKDYIFNLKTIDWFKKLAWLSILFVPIQIINWFFNLNLKMSASLLYISFIFLSLGIILFFIIAFFKKGYELQSENDLTI, translated from the coding sequence ATGAAACTAATCGGCAAAAACTCTGTCTCTAAGTATTTCAGTTACTTTTTTTTAGTCCTTTTCTTATTTATTGCTTTTCATTTTATTTATGAAATCATTGGTTTTTCTATCCTTTATTATAAGTATAAAACAGGAAGCAATATTTTATCAGAATTCTTTCTTCTAGGAAATGATGTAGGTTGGGCAAAAAATGAATATACCAATCCAATAAAAGATGTTCTGAAATTTAAAATTTATTATCCATTTACAGAACAAAATCTATTAACTGGAATTCACAATAAAAGCTTCATTATCAACAGCTTAATAAGTTCTAGCTATTTTACAGTTTTCAGTTTTGTATGCTATAAAATTACCGAGGCTTTAAGTAAAGATTATATTTTTAATTTAAAAACAATAGATTGGTTCAAAAAATTGGCTTGGTTGAGCATTCTATTTGTTCCTATTCAAATTATTAATTGGTTTTTTAATCTTAATTTAAAAATGAGTGCTAGTCTGCTTTATATTAGCTTTATATTTTTGTCATTAGGAATCATTTTATTCTTTATTATTGCTTTCTTCAAAAAAGGTTATGAATTACAATCCGAAAACGATTTAACAATTTAG
- a CDS encoding helix-turn-helix domain-containing protein, which translates to MPIIINLDVMLAKRKMQSQELAEKIGITQANLSILKTGKAKAIKLSTLEAICKALDCQPADLLEYIPEK; encoded by the coding sequence ATGCCAATCATCATCAATCTAGACGTAATGCTTGCCAAACGCAAAATGCAATCGCAAGAACTCGCAGAAAAAATTGGCATTACACAAGCCAATCTTTCCATACTAAAAACAGGTAAAGCCAAAGCAATAAAACTTTCGACCTTAGAAGCTATTTGTAAAGCTTTGGATTGTCAACCGGCAGATTTATTAGAATATATTCCAGAAAAATAG
- the aspS gene encoding aspartate--tRNA ligase: MFRTHTNGELTLKNLNEKVTLSGWVQTIRDKGFMVWIDLRDRYGITQLVFDADRTSAEILENAKKLGREFVIQAEGTVIERASKNPKIPTGEIEILVEKLTILNSAELPPFTIEDETDGGEELRMKYRYLDIRRNPVKDKLIFRHKMAQKVRNYLSDKGFIEVETPVLIKSTPEGARDFVVPSRMNQGQFYALPQSPQTFKQLLMVGGMDRYFQIVKCFRDEDLRADRQPEFTQIDCEMAFVEQEDVLEIFEGMTAHLLKDITGKEFGKFPRMTFDEAMKTYGNDKPDIRFGMKFVEVNELVQGKDFKIFDEAELVVGINVEGCADYTRKQIDELIDWVKRPQIGATGMVWIKFQNDGVVTSSVNKFYSEEDLKKISEKFGAKEGDLMLLMSGNANKVRTQLSALRMELGNRLGLRKGDEFAPLWVIDFPLLEWDEETGRYHAMHHPFTSPKPEDVHLLETEPGKARANAYDMVLNGNEIGGGSVRIFNKELQSKMFDLLGFSKEEAEAQFGFLMNAFKFGAPPHAGLAFGFDRLVAILDGNEVIRDYIAFPKNNSGRDVMIDAPSPIHDDQLNELALKVNL; encoded by the coding sequence ATGTTCAGAACGCACACTAACGGAGAACTTACACTCAAAAATCTTAATGAAAAAGTTACACTTTCTGGTTGGGTACAAACCATCAGAGACAAAGGTTTTATGGTTTGGATAGATTTGCGAGACCGTTACGGAATTACACAATTGGTTTTCGATGCAGACAGAACTTCGGCAGAAATTCTAGAAAATGCTAAAAAACTCGGTCGTGAATTTGTGATTCAGGCAGAAGGAACGGTAATTGAACGTGCTTCTAAAAACCCAAAAATTCCAACAGGAGAAATTGAAATTTTAGTAGAAAAATTAACGATTCTCAATAGCGCGGAATTGCCACCTTTCACCATCGAAGACGAAACAGATGGTGGTGAAGAATTGAGAATGAAATACAGATATTTAGACATCCGTAGAAATCCTGTGAAAGACAAACTGATTTTCCGTCACAAAATGGCGCAAAAAGTGAGAAACTATCTTTCAGACAAAGGTTTCATCGAGGTAGAAACGCCAGTTTTGATAAAGTCTACACCAGAAGGAGCGAGAGATTTCGTGGTTCCTAGCAGAATGAATCAAGGACAGTTTTATGCGCTTCCACAATCTCCACAAACTTTCAAACAATTATTGATGGTTGGTGGAATGGACAGATATTTCCAAATTGTGAAATGTTTCCGCGACGAAGATTTGCGTGCAGACCGTCAACCAGAATTTACCCAAATTGACTGCGAAATGGCATTCGTAGAACAAGAAGATGTTTTAGAAATTTTTGAGGGAATGACGGCGCATTTATTGAAAGATATTACAGGAAAAGAATTTGGTAAATTCCCAAGAATGACTTTCGATGAAGCGATGAAAACTTACGGAAACGACAAACCAGACATCCGATTCGGAATGAAATTCGTAGAAGTAAATGAATTGGTTCAAGGAAAAGATTTCAAAATATTTGATGAAGCAGAATTGGTAGTTGGGATTAATGTAGAAGGTTGTGCAGATTATACAAGAAAACAAATTGATGAACTCATCGATTGGGTAAAACGTCCACAAATTGGCGCAACAGGAATGGTTTGGATAAAATTCCAAAATGATGGAGTTGTTACTTCATCGGTAAATAAATTCTACTCTGAAGAAGACTTGAAGAAAATCTCAGAAAAATTCGGCGCAAAAGAAGGAGATTTAATGTTACTAATGAGCGGAAACGCCAATAAAGTGAGAACTCAACTTTCTGCTCTTAGAATGGAATTGGGGAACAGATTAGGCTTAAGAAAAGGTGATGAATTTGCTCCACTTTGGGTAATAGATTTTCCGCTTTTAGAATGGGACGAAGAAACAGGAAGATATCACGCAATGCACCATCCTTTTACTTCGCCAAAACCTGAAGATGTACATTTATTAGAAACCGAACCAGGAAAAGCTAGAGCAAACGCTTATGATATGGTATTGAACGGAAACGAAATTGGCGGTGGTTCCGTAAGGATTTTCAATAAAGAATTGCAGTCAAAAATGTTTGATTTGTTAGGTTTTTCTAAAGAAGAAGCAGAAGCGCAGTTTGGCTTCTTAATGAATGCTTTCAAATTCGGAGCGCCTCCTCACGCTGGATTGGCTTTTGGTTTTGATAGATTAGTTGCTATTTTGGACGGAAACGAAGTGATTAGAGATTACATTGCTTTCCCGAAAAATAATTCTGGACGTGACGTGATGATTGACGCACCTTCACCAATTCACGATGACCAACTTAATGAATTAGCATTGAAAGTGAATTTGTAA
- a CDS encoding Fic family protein, which yields MNWQNYPYHFEGLEKHLERILQKKAELDQLRPIPSYAVKSIKESLMLEWTYNSNSIEGNTLTLHETKMVIEEGFTIKGKSLREHFEAINHQEAIEFVVSLISDKQNLNKTDIMRVHYLVLQKIEKDFAGMFRTSGVRISGANFTPPNAFKVDELVTELIDWVNSSDMNIIIKAAIFHHRFVWIHPFFDGNGRTVRLIFNLLLMREGFPPAIILKNDRKKYYDALNLANNGDYSKILLLVLQALERSLDIYLGSLNNTYDNYRPISNIVEEERLPYGQEYVSLLARKGKIDAFKEGRNWLTTKEAVLDYIEKRERKRKLN from the coding sequence ATGAATTGGCAAAATTATCCTTATCACTTTGAAGGTTTAGAAAAACACCTCGAAAGAATTCTGCAAAAAAAAGCAGAATTAGATCAATTACGCCCAATTCCGAGTTATGCTGTGAAAAGCATTAAAGAGAGTTTAATGCTAGAATGGACTTACAATTCTAACAGCATCGAAGGAAATACTCTTACACTTCACGAAACAAAAATGGTGATTGAAGAAGGTTTCACCATCAAAGGAAAATCTTTGAGAGAACATTTCGAAGCTATAAATCATCAAGAAGCCATCGAATTCGTAGTGTCTTTAATATCGGATAAACAAAATTTAAACAAAACCGATATTATGAGAGTTCATTATTTGGTTTTACAGAAAATTGAAAAAGATTTTGCTGGAATGTTCAGAACTTCTGGAGTTAGAATTTCTGGGGCTAATTTCACTCCACCTAATGCTTTTAAAGTAGATGAATTGGTAACAGAATTAATTGATTGGGTAAATTCATCAGATATGAATATTATTATAAAAGCGGCAATTTTTCACCACAGATTTGTTTGGATTCATCCGTTTTTTGATGGAAATGGTAGAACGGTGCGTTTGATTTTCAATCTTTTATTAATGAGAGAAGGATTTCCTCCTGCAATTATCCTCAAAAATGACAGAAAAAAATATTATGACGCTTTAAACTTGGCAAATAATGGAGATTATTCTAAAATTTTATTATTAGTTCTTCAAGCTTTAGAGAGAAGTTTAGACATTTATTTAGGTTCTCTCAATAATACGTATGATAATTATCGCCCAATTTCTAATATTGTAGAAGAAGAAAGGCTTCCTTATGGACAGGAATACGTAAGTTTATTGGCTAGAAAGGGAAAAATAGACGCTTTCAAGGAAGGTAGAAATTGGCTTACAACCAAAGAAGCCGTACTAGATTACATAGAAAAGCGAGAAAGAAAAAGAAAATTAAATTGA